One region of Gorilla gorilla gorilla isolate KB3781 chromosome 13, NHGRI_mGorGor1-v2.1_pri, whole genome shotgun sequence genomic DNA includes:
- the UCK1 gene encoding uridine-cytidine kinase 1 isoform X1, whose translation MASAGGDDCESPAPEADRPHQRPFLIGVSGGTASGKSTVCEKIMELLGQNEVEQRQRKVVILSQDRFYKVLTAEQKAKALKGQYNFDHPDAFDNDLMHRTLKNIVEGKTVEVPTYDFVTHSRLPETTVVYPADVVLFEGILVFYSQEIRDMFHLRLFVDTDSDVRLSRRVLRDVRRGRDLEQILTQYTTFVKPAFEEFCLPTKKYADVIIPRGVDNMVAINLIVQHIQDILNGDICKWHRGGSNGRSYKRTFSEPGDHPGMLTSGKRSHLESSSRPH comes from the exons ATGGCTTCGGCGGGAGGCGACGACTGCGAGAGCCCCGCGCCGGAGGCCGACCGTCCGCACCAGCGGCCCTTCCTGATAGGGGTGAGCGGCGGCACTGCAAGCGGGAAG TCGACCGTGTGTGAGAAGATCATGGAGTTGCTGGGACAGAACGAGGTGGAACAGCGGCAGCGGAAGGTGGTCATCCTGAGCCAGGACAGGTTCTACAAGGTCCTGACGGCAGAGCAGAAGGCCAAGGCCTTGAAAGGACAGTACAATTTTGACCACCCAG ATGCCTTTGATAATGATTTGATGCACAGGACTCTGAAGAACATCGTGGAGGGCAAAACGGTGGAGGTGCCGACCTATGATTTTGTGACACACTCAAG GTTACCAGAGACCACGGTGGTCTACCCTGCGGACGTGGTTCTGTTTGAGGGCATCTTGGTGTTCTACAGCCAGGAGATCCGGGACATGTTCCACCTGCGCCTCTTCGTGGACACCGACTCCGACGTCAGGCTGTCTCGAAGAG TTCTCCGGGACGTGCGCCGAGGGAGGGACCTGGAGCAGATTCTGACGCAGTACACCACCTTCGTGAAGCCGGCCTTCGAGGAGTTCTGCCTGCCG ACAAAGAAGTATGCCGACGTGATCATCCCGCGAGGAGTGGACAATATGG TTGCCATCAACCTGATTGTGCAGCACATCCAGGACATTCTGAATGGTGACATCTGCAAATGGCACCGAGGAGGGTCCAATGGGCGGAGCTACAAGCGGACCTTTTCTGAGCCAGGGGACCACCCTGGGATGCTGACCTCTGGCAAACGGTCACACTTGGAGTCCAGCAGCAGACCCCACTGA
- the UCK1 gene encoding uridine-cytidine kinase 1 isoform X2 produces MASAGGDDCESPAPEADRPHQRPFLIGSTVCEKIMELLGQNEVEQRQRKVVILSQDRFYKVLTAEQKAKALKGQYNFDHPDAFDNDLMHRTLKNIVEGKTVEVPTYDFVTHSRLPETTVVYPADVVLFEGILVFYSQEIRDMFHLRLFVDTDSDVRLSRRVLRDVRRGRDLEQILTQYTTFVKPAFEEFCLPTKKYADVIIPRGVDNMVAINLIVQHIQDILNGDICKWHRGGSNGRSYKRTFSEPGDHPGMLTSGKRSHLESSSRPH; encoded by the exons ATGGCTTCGGCGGGAGGCGACGACTGCGAGAGCCCCGCGCCGGAGGCCGACCGTCCGCACCAGCGGCCCTTCCTGATAGGG TCGACCGTGTGTGAGAAGATCATGGAGTTGCTGGGACAGAACGAGGTGGAACAGCGGCAGCGGAAGGTGGTCATCCTGAGCCAGGACAGGTTCTACAAGGTCCTGACGGCAGAGCAGAAGGCCAAGGCCTTGAAAGGACAGTACAATTTTGACCACCCAG ATGCCTTTGATAATGATTTGATGCACAGGACTCTGAAGAACATCGTGGAGGGCAAAACGGTGGAGGTGCCGACCTATGATTTTGTGACACACTCAAG GTTACCAGAGACCACGGTGGTCTACCCTGCGGACGTGGTTCTGTTTGAGGGCATCTTGGTGTTCTACAGCCAGGAGATCCGGGACATGTTCCACCTGCGCCTCTTCGTGGACACCGACTCCGACGTCAGGCTGTCTCGAAGAG TTCTCCGGGACGTGCGCCGAGGGAGGGACCTGGAGCAGATTCTGACGCAGTACACCACCTTCGTGAAGCCGGCCTTCGAGGAGTTCTGCCTGCCG ACAAAGAAGTATGCCGACGTGATCATCCCGCGAGGAGTGGACAATATGG TTGCCATCAACCTGATTGTGCAGCACATCCAGGACATTCTGAATGGTGACATCTGCAAATGGCACCGAGGAGGGTCCAATGGGCGGAGCTACAAGCGGACCTTTTCTGAGCCAGGGGACCACCCTGGGATGCTGACCTCTGGCAAACGGTCACACTTGGAGTCCAGCAGCAGACCCCACTGA
- the UCK1 gene encoding uridine-cytidine kinase 1 isoform X4, producing MASAGGDDCESPAPEADRPHQRPFLIGVSGGTASGKSTVCEKIMELLGQNEVEQRQRKVVILSQDRFYKVLTAEQKAKALKGQYNFDHPDAFDNDLMHRTLKNIVEGKTVEVPTYDFVTHSRLPETTVVYPADVVLFEGILVFYSQEIRDMFHLRLFVDTDSDVRLSRRDKEVCRRDHPARSGQYGCHQPDCAAHPGHSEW from the exons ATGGCTTCGGCGGGAGGCGACGACTGCGAGAGCCCCGCGCCGGAGGCCGACCGTCCGCACCAGCGGCCCTTCCTGATAGGGGTGAGCGGCGGCACTGCAAGCGGGAAG TCGACCGTGTGTGAGAAGATCATGGAGTTGCTGGGACAGAACGAGGTGGAACAGCGGCAGCGGAAGGTGGTCATCCTGAGCCAGGACAGGTTCTACAAGGTCCTGACGGCAGAGCAGAAGGCCAAGGCCTTGAAAGGACAGTACAATTTTGACCACCCAG ATGCCTTTGATAATGATTTGATGCACAGGACTCTGAAGAACATCGTGGAGGGCAAAACGGTGGAGGTGCCGACCTATGATTTTGTGACACACTCAAG GTTACCAGAGACCACGGTGGTCTACCCTGCGGACGTGGTTCTGTTTGAGGGCATCTTGGTGTTCTACAGCCAGGAGATCCGGGACATGTTCCACCTGCGCCTCTTCGTGGACACCGACTCCGACGTCAGGCTGTCTCGAAGAG ACAAAGAAGTATGCCGACGTGATCATCCCGCGAGGAGTGGACAATATGG TTGCCATCAACCTGATTGTGCAGCACATCCAGGACATTCTGAATGGTGA
- the UCK1 gene encoding uridine-cytidine kinase 1 isoform X3, which translates to MASAGGDDCESPAPEADRPHQRPFLIGVSGGTASGKSTVCEKIMELLGQNEVEQRQRKVVILSQDRFYKVLTAEQKAKALKGQYNFDHPDAFDNDLMHRTLKNIVEGKTVEVPTYDFVTHSRLPETTVVYPADVVLFEGILVFYSQEIRDMFHLRLFVDTDSDVRLSRRVLRDVRRGRDLEQILTQYTTFVKPAFEEFCLPQQSI; encoded by the exons ATGGCTTCGGCGGGAGGCGACGACTGCGAGAGCCCCGCGCCGGAGGCCGACCGTCCGCACCAGCGGCCCTTCCTGATAGGGGTGAGCGGCGGCACTGCAAGCGGGAAG TCGACCGTGTGTGAGAAGATCATGGAGTTGCTGGGACAGAACGAGGTGGAACAGCGGCAGCGGAAGGTGGTCATCCTGAGCCAGGACAGGTTCTACAAGGTCCTGACGGCAGAGCAGAAGGCCAAGGCCTTGAAAGGACAGTACAATTTTGACCACCCAG ATGCCTTTGATAATGATTTGATGCACAGGACTCTGAAGAACATCGTGGAGGGCAAAACGGTGGAGGTGCCGACCTATGATTTTGTGACACACTCAAG GTTACCAGAGACCACGGTGGTCTACCCTGCGGACGTGGTTCTGTTTGAGGGCATCTTGGTGTTCTACAGCCAGGAGATCCGGGACATGTTCCACCTGCGCCTCTTCGTGGACACCGACTCCGACGTCAGGCTGTCTCGAAGAG TTCTCCGGGACGTGCGCCGAGGGAGGGACCTGGAGCAGATTCTGACGCAGTACACCACCTTCGTGAAGCCGGCCTTCGAGGAGTTCTGCCTGCCG CAGCAGAGCATCTGA